TCCACAAGGTTGTAGGGATAGTCCTGATACTCTATGCTCTCTATGAGCCGCTCTATGGTAAGGGCTTCATTGTGGGCGGGCACTACTATTGACACGCGGGGGTAGAAGCGGGGCGGTTTGATAAGTCCTTCATTCGACCGGTAATAGAGATAGAATATGAAATACGCAGTGTAGAGGAATATAATGAAAGCCCCCGTAAGGTAGAACAGATAACGAACGAATGAATAGACTGAGTATCTATCAACCGCACGTCCAAAAATGAACAGAACGGCCCTCCAACTGCTCCACTGGAGGAAAGAATAATCCAAATAGACAACATACGCGGAGATTATAAACGCCGAGAGGTACGAAAGAACTTTTCTTCTCATACTTCAAACCACCTCAACAAGGCACGAGTGGAATAAACTTCGTAGTCAAAGGGCATTTTTCTTATCTCAACGACACCATACCTTGACATTTCCCTGAGGAGCTGTAGAACTTCATAGGGCGGCATGTTCGAGGAACGAGCAAGGTCGAGGATTGTAACTCCTGGATGAAGGGCAATTCTCTCCATCAAGCGGGGGTACATCTCCACTGCCCACGCTGCAACACCCTCCGATTCAAGTCCATGGAGCGTTATCAGGTAATCTCTACCACCAAGACGGGAGATGTCAAGTATGCTAATCTTCCTCTTTAGCTTGAGGATGGCTATGCAGAACTTTAGGCGCCGGACTTTCTCCCCCATCTCATTTGAAAGCTCAGAAAGGGTAACACCCCTCATCATCGAGATGATTTCAAGAACGCTGGTACACCTCTTTCTCCGCTTAATGATGCCCCAGAATGGAATAAATGGAGCCGCGAAGAAAACCGTAAGTCCCAGGGGCATTAAGCCGAGATAAGCAAGGATTTCGAGGAGAATAAAAACAAGCAATCCCAGAGTAATTGGGTGCAGGATAACCCTCTTCAGGAGAATAAGAGTCTTTTTTGTATTGCTGATTGTGGGTGGGTTTTTTCTCTCCTTCAAAGCTTCGCTGGAAACTTCCCGATATAGATCCACAAAAGAGGGATTCCCCTCGACGTAGGCCTTTACCGGGTTGAACGTCATCAAAACTGCAACCCCCGAGCCATACGAGTTCAGAGTTATAGCGGGGTTGCCATTCCTATACCTCGCGATGACCTTCGCTCCTTCCGGTCTGATGATCACCGCCTGGTAGGTATCATTGTACGGATACACCCTTTCATTAAACACTATGTCCAAGTCTTCCCCGTCCTCGATAGGACTTTCCAGGCGCAATACTCTGACACCAAGAAGGGCATCTAGCTTTCTGCTCCAGCTCTGAGTGTAGGTGTTGAGGCCAATAACCAGAACGCCACCACTCTGAACGTACTCCGTTAATGCCCCTATCTCTCCTTCGCTCAGTCTTCCCCCCTCCGTCCACTGGACGTTGAGGTCAGGAATCCAGATTTCATCGTATTTGGAGAGATAAAGAATATCGGAAAGGGGAGAGCGGTCATCCGGGAGGTCTTTGCCAAGGTAGAGGATATCACCGTTATTACCGAAGGAATTGGCCAGAGTAACGTCTTCCAGGTCGCTACAGACAAACAGGATTCTATAGCTTTGATTCTGAGGAGTGTTTGAGCTAACTAAGCCCGAGGACATCAGGAGGATTATTATCAGCACTATTGAAGCTCTCCGATTCAACTTCTTTCCCCCAGAGACTTTTGTTTCAAAGGATTAAAGGAATGCCCTTTAAAAACTTCTCCAGCTCGAAGAAACAAAAATGAAAATTGAAAAGTTCACTTTGGCATTTCCTTGATGTGGACGTCCATCTGCGGGAACGGAATCTCGATGCCTTCCTTCGTGTAGAGCTCGTATATGCCCTTCGTGAG
The sequence above is drawn from the Thermococcus pacificus genome and encodes:
- a CDS encoding beta-galactosidase trimerization domain-containing protein; translated protein: MLIIILLMSSGLVSSNTPQNQSYRILFVCSDLEDVTLANSFGNNGDILYLGKDLPDDRSPLSDILYLSKYDEIWIPDLNVQWTEGGRLSEGEIGALTEYVQSGGVLVIGLNTYTQSWSRKLDALLGVRVLRLESPIEDGEDLDIVFNERVYPYNDTYQAVIIRPEGAKVIARYRNGNPAITLNSYGSGVAVLMTFNPVKAYVEGNPSFVDLYREVSSEALKERKNPPTISNTKKTLILLKRVILHPITLGLLVFILLEILAYLGLMPLGLTVFFAAPFIPFWGIIKRRKRCTSVLEIISMMRGVTLSELSNEMGEKVRRLKFCIAILKLKRKISILDISRLGGRDYLITLHGLESEGVAAWAVEMYPRLMERIALHPGVTILDLARSSNMPPYEVLQLLREMSRYGVVEIRKMPFDYEVYSTRALLRWFEV